A window from Kovacikia minuta CCNUW1 encodes these proteins:
- a CDS encoding acyltransferase family protein has protein sequence MATNRVFRSQRLGWLEGIRIFGVVSLLLYHAQLLFTGYAYTPQPTGLLDNLQRLVAPVEAFPDRGLLFHFLSIPPWFGFQFIDVFVLISGFSFVLSQQGRALKVADFLKLRMLRILFPFWTVAWLSCPILWAIGVATQTDTPGAWQLFHGIAFPLIFDYSGEALRSISETWGFMPLILSFALISPLLWYLLQRWGTTNLLLVCTFLTVGYRYLIIYQFDASPTYVLMEGSRNWQPFLLFFSQLSTFALGMVVAHLYCKGKGPIFWQAKRAFLMGISIYLVGFVCQFYRWGWVVADLLLPVGIFLCCLVIFRTIAHQSSLEFLLIGLGTHSYSYFLISSLVVDSVIKLVVQNNAPLYVLLLPVMIIGTLIFAVLADYCTPGVQRLLSGLLNDMDYVLMRVPVIRRRAWVPQVGDEVIYHGEVGWTVLKVEVLLDEREFLLCQLGNGQRSLWVNEDDLEPAGNAYHKREANKDSAFF, from the coding sequence ATGGCCACCAACAGGGTTTTTCGATCGCAGCGCTTAGGCTGGTTAGAGGGCATACGGATTTTTGGAGTAGTTTCGCTATTGCTCTATCACGCTCAGCTTTTGTTTACCGGTTACGCCTATACCCCTCAACCAACGGGCTTACTTGATAATTTGCAGCGGTTAGTTGCCCCGGTCGAAGCTTTCCCTGACCGGGGTTTACTGTTCCACTTTTTAAGTATTCCACCCTGGTTTGGGTTTCAGTTTATTGATGTATTTGTTTTAATTAGTGGCTTTAGTTTTGTGCTTTCCCAGCAAGGACGGGCTTTGAAGGTCGCCGACTTTCTAAAGCTGAGAATGCTGAGAATTTTGTTCCCTTTTTGGACTGTTGCCTGGTTATCGTGCCCAATTTTATGGGCCATTGGAGTAGCAACCCAGACGGATACGCCTGGGGCATGGCAGTTATTTCATGGGATTGCTTTCCCGCTGATATTTGACTATAGCGGAGAAGCGCTGCGATCGATCAGCGAAACCTGGGGATTCATGCCGCTGATTCTTAGCTTTGCGCTGATCTCCCCATTGCTTTGGTATCTGTTGCAACGATGGGGCACAACCAATCTGCTTTTGGTTTGTACTTTTCTGACCGTTGGATATCGGTACTTAATTATTTATCAATTTGATGCATCCCCAACCTACGTTTTGATGGAGGGTTCTCGTAACTGGCAGCCCTTTCTTTTGTTTTTCTCTCAGCTCAGCACATTTGCGCTGGGGATGGTTGTTGCCCACCTGTATTGCAAAGGAAAAGGGCCGATCTTCTGGCAAGCCAAACGTGCCTTTTTAATGGGTATTTCAATCTATCTGGTGGGGTTTGTTTGTCAGTTCTACCGCTGGGGTTGGGTTGTTGCGGATTTGCTGTTACCTGTGGGTATTTTCCTCTGCTGTCTGGTTATCTTTCGAACGATCGCACACCAAAGCTCGCTGGAGTTTTTATTGATTGGTTTGGGCACCCATAGCTACAGCTATTTCCTGATTTCCAGCCTGGTGGTAGATAGCGTAATCAAGCTAGTTGTCCAAAATAATGCTCCCCTTTACGTACTTCTGCTGCCAGTGATGATCATTGGCACATTGATTTTCGCTGTTTTGGCAGATTATTGCACCCCAGGGGTGCAACGGCTGCTGAGCGGTTTGCTGAATGATATGGATTATGTGCTGATGCGTGTTCCTGTAATTCGACGCCGAGCCTGGGTTCCCCAGGTTGGTGATGAGGTGATTTATCACGGCGAAGTTGGCTGGACAGTTTTGAAGGTAGAAGTTCTTCTAGATGAGCGAGAGTTTTTGTTGTGCCAGTTGGGAAATGGACAACGATCGCTGTGGGTTAACGAAGATGACCTGGAACCTGCCGGAAATGCTTACCACAAAAGGGAAGCTAATAAAGACTCTGCCTTTTTTTAA
- a CDS encoding glycosyltransferase codes for MVDVRKGPGDLHKLIYTHVLLIGVPTIFYYCLRLGGLTLINVHMAIATFFLLSSLIIFLEGTSALCRRFAIDNIKQPDRGFEQFRQSIKASLGMTGYRLPLSRTPLPRCSFLVVAYLPNEQDIILDTVRHILSTVQRPAAGLELILAYNTPVDLPVEDDLRRLAQTYPELRLLRVEGSHSKAENLNAALKIVTGEITCILDADHQPQPDCFFRAWRWLEHDYDVVQGRNVIRNHSFNLLTQNIAIEFETLYGVSHAAKSFLTDSTIFGGSNGYWRTSVLKQIRFNPAMLTEDIDASMRTLLSGYRILHDRSIITTELAPVDFHSFWFQRKRWAQGWLEVSFKYQRRVWKSKKLTLLQKVYWTYLLYYCVLYSLIALQILPLILSLFLYHGYLPPSDNPYLLFSTLVTFSSGIYQTLVTMKVAALRYSRFYFIQHAVLIFIYTILKNMIAVVGLYDHLHGYNKWVVTPRGTSRQRELPVPKPPVLTPTAAGVGSSK; via the coding sequence ATGGTTGACGTGAGGAAGGGGCCGGGCGATCTGCATAAGCTGATTTATACCCATGTCCTATTAATTGGTGTTCCAACAATTTTTTACTATTGTTTGAGATTGGGGGGGCTTACCCTGATCAATGTTCATATGGCAATCGCCACCTTTTTCCTTCTAAGCTCCTTGATCATCTTTCTAGAAGGGACTAGCGCTCTATGTCGGCGGTTTGCCATTGATAACATCAAGCAACCCGATCGAGGGTTTGAGCAATTTCGACAATCGATTAAAGCGTCTTTGGGCATGACTGGCTACCGGTTGCCCCTGTCGAGAACCCCCTTGCCACGGTGTTCTTTTCTGGTCGTGGCTTATTTGCCCAACGAGCAGGACATCATTCTGGACACAGTGCGTCATATTTTGAGTACTGTTCAACGTCCTGCTGCCGGGCTTGAGTTGATCCTGGCATATAACACACCCGTTGATTTGCCCGTAGAAGATGACCTGAGACGACTGGCACAAACCTACCCTGAGTTGCGCTTGTTGCGAGTGGAGGGCAGCCATTCTAAAGCTGAAAATTTGAATGCTGCGCTCAAGATTGTCACCGGTGAAATCACCTGTATTTTGGATGCCGACCATCAACCTCAGCCCGATTGCTTTTTTCGGGCGTGGCGGTGGTTAGAGCATGACTATGATGTGGTGCAAGGGCGTAACGTCATTCGCAACCATTCCTTTAATCTGCTGACTCAAAATATTGCGATCGAATTTGAGACACTTTATGGTGTAAGCCATGCTGCAAAGTCTTTTCTGACAGATTCCACCATTTTTGGGGGGTCAAATGGCTACTGGCGTACCTCAGTGCTGAAGCAGATTCGCTTCAATCCGGCGATGTTAACCGAGGATATTGATGCGTCTATGCGAACGCTGTTGAGTGGTTACCGGATTTTGCACGATCGCAGCATCATTACCACCGAACTCGCCCCGGTCGATTTCCATTCCTTCTGGTTTCAACGTAAGCGTTGGGCACAGGGTTGGTTGGAAGTGAGCTTTAAATATCAACGAAGGGTTTGGAAGTCTAAAAAGCTGACTCTCCTACAAAAAGTTTACTGGACCTACCTGCTCTACTACTGTGTCCTTTATTCCTTGATTGCGCTGCAAATTTTGCCCCTGATCTTGAGTTTATTCCTTTACCACGGGTATTTGCCTCCCTCAGATAATCCCTATTTGCTGTTCAGTACCCTGGTAACGTTCTCTAGCGGAATTTATCAAACCCTGGTAACCATGAAGGTTGCCGCATTGCGATATTCCAGATTTTATTTCATCCAACACGCGGTACTCATTTTTATCTATACGATTCTAAAAAACATGATTGCGGTGGTTGGGCTGTATGACCATCTGCATGGGTACAACAAGTGGGTTGTGACGCCTCGAGGAACTTCCAGACAACGGGAATTACCTGTACCGAAACCTCCAGTGCTAACTCCAACCGCTGCTGGAGTGGGGTCTTCGAAGTAG
- a CDS encoding TlyA family RNA methyltransferase encodes MPKQRLDVLLVELDLCSTRQQAQRLIRAGEVTVNQQLIDKPGTEVETSAQIQVKQRSPYVSRGGEKLAKAIAEFAIPIAGRIGLDGGISTGGFTDCLLQAGAKHVYGIDVGYGQVAWNLRQDARVTLRERTNLRHLTPEDLYETHTSWADLGVVDVSFISLTKILPALWRLLQPPRELILLVKPQFEVGRHRVGKKGVVRDPKDQATAILQVLQAAEELGWGYQGLTWSPLLGPAGNIEYLLWLKSFEPSARQPELIHQDLQQPLPLQFDQGQTITLAPDTIEKITLDAHQALVKSKTGADD; translated from the coding sequence TTGCCCAAACAACGTCTGGACGTACTTCTAGTAGAACTTGACCTCTGTTCCACTCGCCAACAGGCACAGCGGTTAATTCGGGCTGGCGAAGTGACCGTAAACCAGCAGTTAATCGACAAACCAGGAACTGAAGTAGAAACATCTGCACAGATTCAGGTGAAGCAGCGATCGCCCTATGTATCCAGAGGTGGGGAGAAATTAGCGAAGGCGATCGCAGAATTTGCGATTCCGATCGCCGGACGCATCGGGCTAGATGGTGGGATCTCCACTGGAGGATTTACCGATTGCCTGTTGCAGGCAGGAGCAAAGCACGTTTACGGCATTGATGTTGGCTACGGGCAGGTCGCCTGGAACCTGCGTCAAGATGCTCGCGTTACCCTGCGCGAACGCACCAATTTGCGTCATTTAACCCCAGAAGACCTGTATGAGACTCACACTTCATGGGCTGACCTGGGAGTTGTAGATGTTTCATTCATTTCCCTGACCAAAATTCTGCCTGCCCTCTGGAGGCTGCTTCAGCCTCCCCGTGAATTAATTCTGCTCGTCAAACCCCAATTTGAGGTAGGACGGCATCGTGTTGGCAAAAAAGGGGTTGTACGAGATCCCAAAGATCAGGCAACCGCGATTCTGCAAGTCCTACAAGCCGCAGAGGAACTGGGTTGGGGTTACCAGGGATTAACCTGGTCTCCACTCCTGGGTCCCGCAGGCAATATTGAATATCTTCTGTGGCTAAAAAGTTTTGAACCTTCCGCCCGCCAACCCGAATTGATTCATCAAGACTTGCAACAACCTCTCCCGCTCCAATTTGATCAGGGTCAGACGATTACACTAGCACCAGACACGATTGAAAAAATAACACTGGATGCCCATCAGGCACTCGTTAAATCGAAAACAGGTGCCGATGACTGA